The DNA segment GGGTCTATCTCGATGTAGTTGTTGAAGAGGAGTCTGGACTGAGAAACTGGGTAAAAACTACTGCTGGCTAGACAAAAGTCATCCCTGATTTGGGAATTTTTCATGATTGGCTAATTTAATATTGTGCATCTTCTTATTCAGAAAATTCACAATATTTTATGTGAATATGAAACGTTGACAAACTAGAACGTAAATTCACAAAAATTTATAGTCGATCAACACTGAATATCTCAAAGTAAAAACCATAGACTAAAAAAGTGAGCTAAAGGATAGAAGTCTCATGAGAGGAAAAGTCAGCAAAGTATTAAATCAGTCTGGGGTAATTCCTTATAGAGAAAGAAATGGAAAAATCGAAATATTATTGATTACAACGCGCGATCGCCAAAGTTGGGTAATTCCCAAAGGTGGGATCGTTAATGGAATGACTCCCCCTGATTCGGCCGCTAAAGAAGCCTGGGAAGAAGCTGGAGTCATCGGGCAAGTAGATGTTAATGAGCTAGGTACTTATAAATATCGTAAACGAGGCAAGGTTTACCAAGTTAAAATGTATTTATTACCAGTTGAAATGGTAAGTAATAATTATCCAGAAGCTAATAAAAGATATCGACGTTGGCTAGATGCCAATCAAGCTATTAAACTCATTAAAAAAGATTCCCTCAAACGGATTTTAAAAGGATTTCTCCAAACAAAATCTCATACTTGCGCCTCATCTCTAGAATTAAGTCAACAGTCAATCTGATTAACTTTAAATATTTAACAGTCTATCCTTGGATCATCACCCGTCTTGGGAGTAGAATTTATAGCGATAGAAACAACCCAACTATCACAAGAATCTACAGTAAAATCCTTGGACTGGGAACCACCCACGCCACCCACGGATTTAGTTTTTGATGACGGAGAACCCTTGGAAAGTAACCGCCACCGCATAGCAAGTGAAAACGAAGTAGCAGATTAGGAAAACAAGCATCTTGCATCAAAACGCCCGGAAGATTAGTAACAACTTTATTCTGTTGACTATTGTTGTTATATTTCAGGATTTTGCTAATTGCTGCCTGAATATCCTGGGGATCAGGATTATCTTCTAAAGATAAGGTTAAATTTTTCATTTTTAACTTAAATTATTAAAACTAAATGTGGCTAAAATAGGGCGAGATTGCAGCCTCAGAGGTATACTACTAACTCCTTAGTCTTTAAGTAACCTATAGGTTTGTTACCATTACTTTGGTTTTTCTGGTGCTTGCATCAGAGCAACACTTCTGTAAATCCTGCGACTATCTAGGGATAGTTGCCAAGTAAAGGATTATACATTAGGGAAAAAGAAAATACTTCTGTCTGAATTAAGTTTGTAGCATTTGTAATATTTTTATGACCTCTCGGATTCGTTTTTTGATGTGTCCCCCTGACCACTACGATGTGGACTATGTGATTAACCCCTGGATGGAAGGGAATATTCACAAGTCATCACGCGATCGCGCTGTGGAACAGTGGCAGGGACTATACCAAATTCTTAAAGAACACGCCATTGTAGATTTGGTGACACCCCAAAAGGGTTGGCCTGATCTAGTTTTTACCGCTAATGCTGGCTTGGTGTTGGGTGATAACGTTGTCCTGAGTCGCTTTTTACACAAAGAGCGTCAGGGAGAAGAACCATACTTCAAAGAATGGTTTGAAGGCAATGGTTACACAGTTTATGAACTACCTAAAGACTTACCCTTTGAAGGTGCTGGTGATGCACTGCTAGACAGAGAAGGGCGTTGGCTGTGGGCTGGCTATGGTTTCCGTTCAGAATTAGATTCTCACCCATATTTAGCTAAATGGCTGGATATTGAAGTACTATCCCTGCGATTGATAGATGAGCGTTTCTATCATTTAGATACCTGTTTCTGCCCACTAGCTAACGGCTATTTGCTCTACTATCCAGGTGCGTTTGATTCCTACTCCAATCGCTTAATTGAGATGCGAGTTGCACCGGAAAAACGGATCGCCATTGCTGAAGCCGATGCTGTGAACTTTGCTTGTAACACGGTGAACGTGGAAAGCATCGTCATTATGAACAAAGCCAGCGATGCTTTAAAGCAGAGTTTGACAGGTGTTGGTTTCCAAGTTCTAGAAACGCCACTCACCGAATTTCTCAAAGCTGGTGGTGCGGCGAAATGTCTCACCTTGCGGGTGACAGAACCAGTCAGAGACGAAGTTCATGCCAATGTTTATGTTGAAAGTCGCATTATTCGCATCGAAGGGCATTTACTTGATTCTGGCTTGATTAACCGCGCCTTGGATATGATTGTCGATACCGGCGGTAGCTTCCAAGTGCTGAATTTCAACTTAGGAGAACAACGCCAAAGCACATCCGCCGCCGAGGTGAAGGTATCAGCACCTTCTCACGAGGTGATGGAAGAAATCATTTCCCTGTTGATTGATTTGGGTGCAGTAGACTTGCCCCAAGATGAACGCGATGCCAAACTTGAGCCTGTGATTCAAGACGGTGTAGCCCCTGATGATTTCTATGTGAGTACCATTTATCCCACGGAAGTCAGAATTAATGGGCAGTGGATCAAAGTAGAAAATCAGCGTATGGATGGGGCGATCGCTATCACCCAAACCCCCAATGGTCTATTAGCACAGTGTAAAATATTACGTGACCTCAAAGCTGGTGAACAGGTAATTGTCGATGTGTTGGGTATCCGCACCATCCGCAAAACCGAATCACGGGAACAACGCAACACCCAAGAATTCAGCTTTATGTCTGGTGGCGTTTCCAGCGAACGGCGGGTGGAGTTGGTGGTTGAGCAAGTCGCTTGGGAATTGCGGAAAATTCGGGACGCTGGCGGTAAAGTAGTCGTCACAGCTGGGCCTGTGGTGATTCATACTGGTGGCGGTGAACACCTCT comes from the Nostoc sp. PCC 7120 = FACHB-418 genome and includes:
- a CDS encoding NUDIX hydrolase produces the protein MRGKVSKVLNQSGVIPYRERNGKIEILLITTRDRQSWVIPKGGIVNGMTPPDSAAKEAWEEAGVIGQVDVNELGTYKYRKRGKVYQVKMYLLPVEMVSNNYPEANKRYRRWLDANQAIKLIKKDSLKRILKGFLQTKSHTCASSLELSQQSI
- a CDS encoding TIGR00300 family protein, which codes for MTSRIRFLMCPPDHYDVDYVINPWMEGNIHKSSRDRAVEQWQGLYQILKEHAIVDLVTPQKGWPDLVFTANAGLVLGDNVVLSRFLHKERQGEEPYFKEWFEGNGYTVYELPKDLPFEGAGDALLDREGRWLWAGYGFRSELDSHPYLAKWLDIEVLSLRLIDERFYHLDTCFCPLANGYLLYYPGAFDSYSNRLIEMRVAPEKRIAIAEADAVNFACNTVNVESIVIMNKASDALKQSLTGVGFQVLETPLTEFLKAGGAAKCLTLRVTEPVRDEVHANVYVESRIIRIEGHLLDSGLINRALDMIVDTGGSFQVLNFNLGEQRQSTSAAEVKVSAPSHEVMEEIISLLIDLGAVDLPQDERDAKLEPVIQDGVAPDDFYVSTIYPTEVRINGQWIKVENQRMDGAIAITQTPNGLLAQCKILRDLKAGEQVIVDVLGIRTIRKTESREQRNTQEFSFMSGGVSSERRVELVVEQVAWELRKIRDAGGKVVVTAGPVVIHTGGGEHLSRLIREGYVQALLGGNAIAVHDIEQNMMGTSLGVDMKRGVAVRGGHRHHLKVINTIRRHGSIAKGVESGIIRSGVMYECVRNQIPFVLAGSIRDDGPLPDTQMDLIKAQEEYAKHLEGAEMILMLSSMLHSIGVGNMTPAGVKMVCVDINPAVVTKLSDRGSIESVGVVTDVGLFLSLLTQQLDKLTSPYVSKVG